Below is a genomic region from Campylobacter concisus ATCC 51562.
ACGGAGCGAATTTAGCAGTAGCTCGCCCTTTACCAAAGCCTTAAAATCTACGCCAAACTCAAGCATATCGTGCGCTAGCCTCTCGTAAGGTAAAGTCTTAATGTAGTGAGAATTTAGCCAGTCAAGCTTTTGAGCGTTGTAAGTGCTTGAGCTTTTGTTGATATCGTTTGGATTGAAGTATTTAAGCATATCCTCAATAGTAAAAATCTCATCATCGCCGTGGCTCCAGCCAAGACGAACGAGAAAATTTAAGAGCGCTTCAGGCAGGTAGCCCATCTTTTTATACTCCATAACGTCAGTTGCGCCGTGTCTTTTGCTAAGCTTTTTACCATCCTCTCCGTTTATCATAGCGACGTGATAAAATTTTGGTACCTTAAAGCCAAGTGCCTCGTAAAGAACGATCTGTTTTGGAGTATTTGAGAGGTGATCGTCACCACGGATGACGTCTGTTACGCCCATTAGTGCGTCATCTATTACGACCGTGAAGTTATAAGTTGGTGTACCGTCGCTTCTTGCGATGATAAAGTCGTCCAATATGTCTTCAACTTTAAATTTAACCTCACCTTTTATGCCATCATGTATGACGATTTCGCCACTTAATGGAGCTTTTATACGGATGACTGGCTCGATACCAGCTGGAGGAGTGCCAGTAAAATCTCTATATCTATTATCATATTTTGGACGCTCTTTTCTTGCCTCCTGGCTAGCTCTAAGCTCTTCAAGCTCGTCCTTGCTCATATAGCATTTATATGCTTTGCCTTCTTCAAGTAGTTTTTTAACATACTCTTTGTAAAGATCAAATCTTTTTGATTGATATGTCACTTCGCCGTCGTGATCTAGCTTGCACCAAGCAAACGCTTCTTTTATGGCTTGCGTGGCCTCTTCTGAGTTTCGTTTTAAATCAGTATCTTCGATGCGAAGTAAAAATTTTCCATTATTAGCTCTTGCGTATAAATAATTATAAAGGGCTGTCCTAAGTCCGCCTATATGTAGATATCCAGTAGGCGACGGAGCAAA
It encodes:
- the gltX gene encoding glutamate--tRNA ligase, whose protein sequence is MIVTRFAPSPTGYLHIGGLRTALYNYLYARANNGKFLLRIEDTDLKRNSEEATQAIKEAFAWCKLDHDGEVTYQSKRFDLYKEYVKKLLEEGKAYKCYMSKDELEELRASQEARKERPKYDNRYRDFTGTPPAGIEPVIRIKAPLSGEIVIHDGIKGEVKFKVEDILDDFIIARSDGTPTYNFTVVIDDALMGVTDVIRGDDHLSNTPKQIVLYEALGFKVPKFYHVAMINGEDGKKLSKRHGATDVMEYKKMGYLPEALLNFLVRLGWSHGDDEIFTIEDMLKYFNPNDINKSSSTYNAQKLDWLNSHYIKTLPYERLAHDMLEFGVDFKALVKGELLLNSLRERSKTLIEMANSANAIINAPKSYDEKAWAKFINENSKEILAKFAQILDRDLDAKGYEELTNKFLEQNGLKLKDLAQALRIALTGSSVSPSIFEVLEVVGSSETKNRIQNLLKEEK